The Pedobacter mucosus genome window below encodes:
- the purU gene encoding formyltetrahydrofolate deformylase, translating to MNKLTILISCPDQVGLVTNITRVLAAHQLNIVAMREFVDEANKAFFTRIACTGELAEIKTLQDKLLENLPSTAEVNLITEKQKQIVILVTKEYHCLAEILIRNQFKTLGANVIGVIGNYEALRDITEKLGIPYHFISHFDKDKATFETEIINIIKQLDADYLVLAKFMRILSAEFVEHFTGKIINIHHSFLPAFIGANPYRQAFERGVKIIGATAHFVTNNLDEGPIITQHTSHIDHNFGVKEMIRAGKEIEKKVLLDALELIFEDRVFVSGNKTIVFK from the coding sequence ATGAATAAATTAACAATACTTATATCTTGTCCGGATCAAGTGGGCTTAGTAACCAACATTACAAGGGTATTGGCGGCACACCAGTTAAATATTGTGGCGATGCGAGAATTTGTAGATGAAGCCAACAAAGCCTTTTTTACTCGAATTGCGTGTACGGGCGAATTGGCAGAAATAAAAACTCTACAGGATAAATTGCTTGAGAATTTACCAAGTACGGCTGAAGTAAATTTAATTACCGAAAAGCAAAAACAAATTGTGATTTTGGTAACCAAAGAGTATCATTGCCTTGCCGAAATATTGATAAGAAACCAATTTAAAACACTTGGAGCAAATGTTATTGGTGTAATTGGAAATTATGAAGCGCTTCGGGATATTACTGAAAAATTAGGTATTCCTTATCATTTCATTTCTCATTTTGATAAAGACAAAGCAACATTCGAAACTGAAATTATAAACATTATAAAGCAGTTAGATGCCGATTATTTAGTTTTAGCAAAATTTATGCGCATCCTTTCAGCAGAATTTGTTGAGCATTTTACAGGTAAAATTATCAACATACATCATTCATTTTTACCGGCTTTTATTGGTGCAAATCCTTATCGGCAAGCTTTTGAACGCGGTGTAAAAATTATAGGAGCAACTGCACATTTCGTTACAAATAATTTAGATGAAGGTCCGATTATTACGCAACATACTTCGCATATTGACCATAATTTTGGTGTGAAAGAAATGATCCGTGCGGGAAAAGAAATTGAAAAAAAAGTTTTGTTAGATGCACTCGAGCTTATTTTTGAAGATCGTGTATTCGTCAGCGGAAATAAAACAATCGTATTTAAGTAG
- a CDS encoding DNA recombination protein RmuC gives METVAIALLVVILIVLIMLFIKKPQNSIAIFSIEEFEKIKAENEILKISLAKADERVSNLSTEKDHITILLKQEQQRLIEELQAERDRLADANRELESTRSFYIAEKEKLVEQKANFEQSQEKLNKDFELIANKILEEKSTRFIEQNRTNLDLILNPLKENIKAFEEKVEKVYKAESDERNILKGVISELQIQSKLIQEDANNLTKALKGDNKRQGNWGEIILEKVLERSGLIRDQEYRIQASHMSAEGGRYQPDVVIDLPDDKHLVIDAKVSLIAYERSVSAETEEERDGFIKAHLASIKNHIQELSSKNYQDLYKINSPDFVLLFVPIESSFSVAVQKDAELFNFAWDRRVVIVSPSTLLATLRTIASMWKQERQNRNVMEIARLSGSMYDKFVGFVTDMENIGKHIKNGQDAYDKALNKLSLGSGSLTNTSEKIKKLGAKATKQIDIKYLDEE, from the coding sequence ATAGAAACTGTTGCAATTGCCCTTTTAGTTGTCATTTTAATTGTTTTGATAATGCTTTTTATCAAAAAACCACAAAATTCGATCGCCATATTCTCTATTGAAGAATTTGAAAAAATAAAAGCTGAAAACGAAATATTAAAGATCAGTTTGGCAAAAGCCGATGAGCGTGTTTCCAATTTATCAACTGAAAAAGACCACATTACAATTTTATTAAAACAAGAGCAACAGCGACTAATTGAGGAGCTGCAAGCAGAACGAGATCGATTGGCAGATGCTAACCGAGAACTTGAAAGTACGCGTTCATTTTACATTGCCGAGAAGGAAAAACTGGTAGAGCAAAAGGCAAATTTTGAACAATCTCAAGAGAAACTAAATAAAGATTTTGAGTTGATTGCGAATAAGATTTTAGAAGAAAAATCAACCCGGTTTATTGAGCAAAATAGAACTAATCTCGATTTAATTTTAAATCCTTTAAAAGAAAATATAAAAGCTTTTGAAGAAAAAGTAGAGAAAGTTTATAAAGCAGAATCTGATGAACGAAATATATTAAAAGGTGTAATTTCCGAATTACAAATTCAAAGTAAACTTATTCAGGAAGATGCAAATAATTTAACTAAAGCATTAAAAGGAGACAATAAGAGACAAGGAAATTGGGGAGAAATTATTTTAGAAAAGGTTTTGGAGCGTTCTGGATTAATTCGCGATCAGGAATATCGCATTCAGGCTTCGCACATGTCTGCCGAAGGCGGTCGATACCAGCCCGATGTTGTTATTGATTTACCAGATGATAAACATTTAGTTATTGATGCAAAAGTTTCTTTAATTGCTTATGAGCGCTCAGTATCAGCCGAAACTGAAGAAGAACGAGATGGATTTATTAAAGCTCATTTAGCCTCGATTAAAAATCACATTCAAGAATTGTCTTCTAAAAATTACCAGGATTTGTATAAAATTAACTCTCCAGATTTCGTTTTACTCTTCGTTCCAATAGAATCCTCTTTCAGTGTGGCTGTTCAAAAAGATGCCGAATTATTTAATTTTGCCTGGGATAGGAGGGTCGTAATTGTGAGTCCTTCTACGCTTTTAGCTACGTTAAGAACCATTGCCAGCATGTGGAAACAAGAACGACAAAATAGAAATGTTATGGAAATTGCCCGTTTAAGCGGAAGCATGTACGATAAATTTGTCGGCTTTGTAACCGATATGGAGAATATTGGTAAACACATTAAAAACGGACAAGATGCTTATGATAAGGCACTTAATAAATTATCCTTAGGCTCAGGGAGTTTAACAAATACTTCCGAGAAGATTAAAAAATTAGGCGCAAAAGCAACTAAGCAGATTGATATTAAGTATTTGGATGAAGAATAG
- the thiL gene encoding thiamine-phosphate kinase yields the protein MFENKERTDINELGEFGLIKHLTTNFKIKNDYSVKGVGDDAAVLDSRGKQTLISTDLLLEGIHFDLAYVPLMHLGYKAVQVNLSDIYAMNGKASQITVSLGLSSKFPLEAVEELYKGIELACNKYNIDLIGGDTSSSKQGLVISITSIGYADADKITYRNGAQENDLLCVSGDLGGAYLGLQILEREKQIYLENPQIQPDLEGKDYIIERQLKPEARIDIVALLEDLNIKPTSMIDVSDGLASEILHIAEQSNVGITIYEDKIPLDPMTYETARELGLDPTVCALSGGEDYELLFTISQEDYKKLKHDVDITVIGHVTDKNSGCKMVSKSEKMHELKAQGWNAFNK from the coding sequence ATGTTTGAAAATAAAGAACGCACAGATATTAATGAATTAGGTGAATTTGGGTTGATAAAACACTTAACCACCAACTTCAAAATAAAGAATGATTATTCGGTAAAAGGTGTTGGAGATGACGCGGCTGTTTTAGATAGCAGGGGCAAACAAACCCTAATTTCTACTGATTTATTGCTTGAAGGTATTCATTTCGATTTGGCTTATGTGCCATTAATGCATTTGGGTTACAAAGCTGTTCAGGTAAATTTGAGTGATATTTACGCAATGAATGGTAAAGCAAGTCAGATTACTGTTTCTCTTGGTTTATCCAGTAAATTTCCTTTAGAAGCTGTTGAAGAACTTTATAAAGGAATTGAACTGGCTTGTAATAAATACAACATAGATTTAATTGGTGGTGATACATCATCAAGTAAACAAGGTTTAGTAATCAGTATTACCAGTATTGGCTATGCCGATGCTGATAAAATTACTTATAGAAATGGTGCGCAGGAAAATGATTTACTTTGTGTTTCTGGTGATTTAGGTGGTGCTTATTTAGGCTTGCAAATATTAGAAAGAGAGAAACAAATTTATCTTGAAAACCCTCAAATTCAACCAGATTTAGAAGGCAAAGATTATATTATTGAAAGGCAATTAAAGCCTGAAGCTCGAATAGATATTGTTGCACTTTTGGAAGATTTAAATATAAAACCAACATCAATGATTGATGTTTCTGATGGTTTAGCTTCTGAAATTTTGCACATCGCAGAACAATCTAATGTAGGCATAACCATTTATGAGGATAAAATTCCGTTAGATCCGATGACGTATGAAACCGCCCGCGAATTAGGTTTAGACCCAACAGTTTGTGCTTTAAGTGGTGGTGAAGACTATGAATTGCTATTTACGATTAGTCAGGAAGATTACAAGAAATTGAAACACGATGTAGATATTACAGTGATTGGCCATGTAACTGATAAAAACTCTGGATGCAAAATGGTTTCAAAATCAGAGAAAATGCATGAGCTAAAAGCTCAAGGTTGGAATGCTTTTAATAAGTAA